The following coding sequences are from one Neurospora crassa OR74A linkage group I, whole genome shotgun sequence window:
- a CDS encoding triacylglycerol lipase yields the protein MGSLIPTIFISFWRIFLDIVLFWAGKFREWYRRRNPVEVWLDVLRNASEFDEWEEAAIRLDTLLGLDLWRNSPISRHYDYKLINERLESIEVARDNGDVNALVNLLRSGLVRNLGNITAPKLYNKSFAGTKILIEEYITAVAEVIEEIGMLPTVRRTGTNYPNNSLTPGFKGARPVSPGLASSDDGKDSGNSTAGGGSGSNTMGYMSTQMKLDFIHDTRQAFGRSTLVFQGGAIFGLCHLGVAKALFLRGLLPRIITGTATGALIAALVAVHTEEELLHVLSGEAIDLSAFSSKLGTPANGEGKDKRNSWWTNPWSTLVRRLTRFWKKGYFLDVKVLEHCIRSNLGDLTFEEAYNRSKRVLNITVATAGQGGVPTLLNYLTAPNVLIWTAALASNASSSSLYGDRETKILCKDSQGNIVPWKPANTVDFRHWTHASYSERESPLQRIAELFNVNHFIVSQARPYLIPFLQSDMHGPSLFETRNKTMSATAFLVRMMGLEIRHRLSQLDALRLLPAGIRRFLVDERVPGASVTLVPEVTAGDFIRLLETPTKETLKYWILRGERSVWPAVAALKIRCAVETELDRAYQQARRLKAGGLRRKASSRGPMMSAQSAPSPNGSDRERWERERERRSGTGRAKTTGVN from the exons ATGGGGTCACTAATACCCACAATATTCATATCATTCTGGAGGATATTTCTAGACATTGTACTCTTCTGGGCAGGT AAATTCCGTGAATGGTACCGGCGCCGCAACCCGGTTGAGGTCTGGCTCGACGTCCTCCGCAATGCTTCCGAGTTCGACGAGTGGGAGGAAGCTGCCATCCGGCTCGACACactcctcggcctcgatTTGTGGCGTAATAGCCCAATCAGCCGGCATTATGACTACAAATTGATCAACGAGCGGTTGGAGAGCATTGAGGTTGCGCGCGATAACGGCGATGTCAATGCGCTTGTCAACCTTTTGCGCAGCGGTCTCGTTCGAAACCTTGGTAATATCACGGCACCTAAGCTATACAACAAGAGCTTTGCGGGAACCAAGATTCTGATCGAGGAATATATCACTGCGGTTGCAGAAGTGATCGAGGAGATTGGCATGTTACCGACAGTTAGGAGGACCGGAACGAACTATCCCAACAACAGTCTCACACCCGGTTTCAAAGGAGCAAGGCCTGTGAGTCCCGGACTGGCGAGTTCTGATGACGGCAAAGACAGCGGAAACAGTACGGCAGGTGGTGGAAGTGGCAGCAACACGATGGGTTACATGTCGACACAAATGAAGCTCGATTTTATCCACGATACCAGACAAGCATTTGGACGGAGCACCCTCGTTTTTCAAGGCGGCGCTATCTTTGGTCTCTGTCATCTCGGTGTCGCCAAGGCACTGTTCCTGCGTGGCTTGCTCCCGCGAATTATCACCGGGACGGCAACTGGAGCTTTGATCGCTGCCCTTGTAGCTGTTCATACGGAGGAGGAACTGCTGCATGTCTTGAGTGGTGAAGCCATTGACCTCTCTGCCTTTTCGAGCAAGCTTGGCACTCCCGCCAACGGTGAAGGGAAGGATAAGAGGAATTCATGGTGGACTAATCCCTGGTCGACTCTAGTACGTAGACTGACTAGGTTCTGGAAAAAAGGCTACTTCCTGGATGTCAAGGTGTTGGAGCACTGCATCAGGTCTAACTTGGGCGACCTCACGTTTGAGGAAGCGTATAACCGTAGCAAGAGAGTACTGAACATCACGGTCGCCACGGCTGGACAGGGGGGTGTTCCAACCCTCCTGAACTATCTCACAGCTCCCAATGTG CTAATCTGGACAGCGGCGCTAGCATCCAAcgcctcatcctcctcgcttTACGGTGACCGAGAAACCAAGATTCTCTGCAAGGACTCTCAGGGCAACATCGTCCCCTGGAAGCCCGCCAACACAGTTGACTTCCGCCACTGGACACACGCCTCATACTCGGAGCGCGAATCGCCCCTCCAGCGCATCGCCGAACTCTTCAACGTCAACCATTTCATCGTCAGCCAGGCGCGGCCCTATTTGATCCCCTTCCTGCAAAGCGACATGCACGGTCCTTCCCTCTTCGAGACCCGCAACAAGACGATGTCGGCAACCGCCTTCCTTGTCCGCATGATGGGCCTCGAAATCCGCCACCGGCTCAGCCAGCTCGACGCCCTCCGCCTGCTCCCTGCCGGCATTCGTCGTTTCCTTGTGGATGAGCGCGTCCCAGGAGCGAGCGTGACACTCGTGCCCGAGGTGACGGCCGGCGACTTTATCCGGCTGCTTGAGACACCCACGAAAGAAACGCTCAAGTACTGGATCCTTCGTGGCGAGCGCAGCGTGTGGCCGGCCGTGGCGGCGCTTAAGATCCGCTGCGCCGTGGAGACGGAACTTGATCGCGCGTATCAGCAGGCGCGTAGGCTCAAGGCTGGCGGGCTGAGGCGCAAGGCTAGTAGCAGGGGCCCGATGATGTCGGCGCAGTCGGCACCGTCGCCGAATGGAAGCGATCGGGAGCggtgggagagggagagggagaggaggtcgGGTACGGGCAGAGCAAAGACTACTGGTGTTAACTAG
- a CDS encoding GDSL family lipase gives MPQLVESENLPPAPYNGGDTVFKNATLRQTVYITQDASTIRLSFSNAFGGSELPITAVTVALPASRAGAGAGSGAIKPGTIKTVTFSGGQPDFLVPNGAVVVSDPIKFQVKAQSVLTVTLYLASGQAGQSITGHPGSRTTSWLAPGNLVSAANLSSTAGVASTDHWYFLSSIEAYQPERASALYLVGDSITDGRGSTTNANNRWPDQLLARLQKAGRRSLSSISVINQAAGGNRVLADGLGPNALGRIERDVLARPGSGVRYALILEGVNDIGTAPLDQVSQQSVGDRLISAYEQMITRLHSHGIAAFGATITPMSGPGQAYGEPEREKTRQRVNEWIRRSGRFDAVVDFDRAVRDRGNKTMLDERWDSGDHLHLNPEGYRVMAEAVDLEIFERFADGVDRYL, from the exons ATGCCGCAGCTTGTTGAGTCTGAGAACCTTCCTCCAGCTCCATAT AACGGCGGGGACACGGTCTTCAAAAACGCCACCCTGCGCCAGACAGTCTACATCACTCAAGATGCCTCGACCATCCGGCTGAGCTTCAGCAACGCCTTCGGCGGCTCTGAGCTGCCGATCACCGCAGTCACCGTCGCCCTGCCCGCATCTAGAGCAGGGGCGGGGGCCGGCTCCGGCGCTATCAAGCCTGGGACCATCAAGACCGTCACCTTCTCAGGAGGCCAACCAGACTTTCTCGTTCCCAACGGCGCCGTGGTCGTCTCGGACCCCATCAAGTTTCAAGTCAAGGCCCAATCCGTCCTGACCGTCACGCTCTACCTCGCCTCCGGCCAGGCCGGCCAGTCCATCACTGGACACCCCGGCAGCCGCACGACCAGCTGGCTTGCGCCGGGCAACCTCGTTTCTGCTGCCAACTTGTCCTCCACCGCTGGAGTAGCAAGCACCGACCACTGGTAtttcctctcctccatcgAGGCCTACCAGCCCGAGCGTGCCTCCGCCCTCTACCTTGTGGGCGACTCCATCACCGACGGCCGCGgatccaccaccaacgccaacaaccGCTGGCCGGACCAGCTTCTCGCTCGCCTTCAAAAAGCCGGTCGTCGTTCGCTGTCATCGATCTCCGTCATCAATCAAGCCGCCGGCGGGAACCGCGTCCTAGCCGACGGTCTCGGCCCCAATGCCCTCGGCCGCATCGAGCGCGACGTTCTCGCCCGCCCTGGTTCCGGGGTTCGCTACGCGCTCATCTTGGAGGGGGTAAATGACATCGGTACCGCACCCCTCGATCAGGTCTCCCAACAATCCGTCGGCGACCGACTGATCTCTGCCTACGAGCAGATGATCACTCGCCTACACTCCCACGGGATCGCGGCGTTCGGGGCAACCATTACGCCTATGAGCGGGCCGGGACAGGCGTATGGTGAAccggagagggagaagacgaGACAAAGGGTCAATGAGTGGATTCGGAGGAGTGGAAGGTTTGATGCGGTGGTGGACTTTGATAGGGCTGTGAGGGATCGGGGGAATAAGACGATGCTGGATGAGAGGTGGGACAGTGGGGATCATTTGCATTTGAATCCGGAGGGGTATCGGGTAATGGCAGAGGCGGTGGATTTGGAGATTTTTGAGAGGTTTGCTGATGGGGTGGATAGGTATTTGTAG